One Cryptococcus tetragattii IND107 chromosome 10, whole genome shotgun sequence DNA segment encodes these proteins:
- a CDS encoding 60S ribosomal protein uL4 encodes MAARPTVTVWSATGESSGSLPLPAVFTAPIRLDVVQQVHKSIAKNRRQAYAVAENAGHQTSAESWGTGRAVARIPRVGGGGTQRSGQAAFGNMCRGGRMFAPTKTWRKWHVKVNQNQRRYAVASALAASALPSLVLARGHRIEQIQEVPLVLSSSIESTDKTKAAVELLKTVAAYPDVSKVSNSRKIRAGKGKMRNRRYRQRRGPLVVYAKDEGIVRAFKNVPGVETCPVESLNLLQLAPGGHVGRFIIWTESAIAALDSVYEKKSGFNLPTAKISTADVTRLINSDEIQSVVRPAGQAVQKRPFTQKKNPLRNKAVLFRLNPYAKTLRRQELLASQRKAKGSVKKSVPGAAGKEFLEILHAA; translated from the exons ATGGCCGCTCGTCCCACCGTCACCGTCTGGTCTGCCACCGGCGAGTCCTCTGGctctctccccctccccgcCGTCTTCACCGCCCCCATCAGGCTTGACGTCGTCCAGCAGGTCCACA agTCTATCGCCAAGAACCGTCGACAGGCTTACGCCGTTGCTGAGAACGCCGGTCACCAGACCTCTGCCGAGTCTTGGGGTACCGGTCGTGCCGTTGCCCGTATCCCCCGtgttggcggtggtggtacCCAGCGATCTGGCCAGGCCGCTTTCGGTAACATGTGCCGAGGTGGTCGAATGTTCGCCCCTACCAAGACCTGGAGGAAGTGGCACGTCAAGGTGAACCAGAACCAGCGACGATACGCCGTTGCTTCTGCCCTCGCTGCCTCTGCTCTCCCCTCTCTTGTCCTCGCCCGAGGCCACAGGATCGAGCAGATCCAGGAGGTCcccctcgtcctctcttcctccatcgaGTCCACCGACAAGACCAAGGCTGCTGTCGAGCTCCTCAAGACTGTCGCTGCCTACCCCGACGTCTCCAAGGTTTCCAACTCTAGGAAGATCAGGGCCGGTAAGGGTAAGATGAGGAACAGGAGGTACAGGCAGAGGAGGGGTCCCCTCGTCGTCTACGCCAAGGACGAGGGTATCGTCAGGGCTTTCAAGAACGTCCCCGGTGTCGAGACCTGCCCCGTTGAGtccctcaacctcctccagctcGCCCCTGGTGGTCACGTTGGTCGATTCATCATCTGGACCGAGTCTGCCATTGCCGCCCTCGACTCTGTCTACGAGAAGAAGTCTGGCTTCAA CCTCCCTACCGCCAAGATCTCTACTGCTGACGTCACCCGTCTCATCAACTCTGACGAGATCCAGTCTGTCGTCCGACCCGCCGGTCAGGCCGTCCAGAAGA GGCCCTTCacccagaagaagaacccTCTCCGAAACAAGGCTGTCCTCTTCCGACTCAACCCTTACGCCAAGACCCTCCGACGACAGGAGCTCCTCGCTTCCCAGCGAAAGGCCAAGGGCTCCGTCAAGAAGTCTGTTCCCGGCGCTGCTGGCAAGGAGTTCCTCGAGATTCTCCACGCTGCTTAA
- a CDS encoding dihydrofolate reductase, giving the protein MRPLLNALREMSTTAKPYTPSITAIVAATAENGIGLNGGLPWRLPGEMKYFARVTTGETPSSDPNEQNVVIMGRKTWESIPSRFRPLKNRRNVVISAKGVDLGAAENSAAYTSIPSALSSLSSTTQSGNSPRVFLIGGSTLYTTSLLPSTVPSLNSSTPTPPSFSQPLIDRILLTRILSPFKCDAYLEDFAAHTKPDGTKVWKKASLKEFREWIGWDIEEEVEEKGVKYIFEMWVLNQ; this is encoded by the exons ATGCGACCACTCCTTAACGCCCTCCGAGAAATGTCAACCACAGCAAAGCCTTATACTCCTAGCATAACAGCCATCGTCGCAGCCACAGCTGAGAACGGCATCGGTCTCAACGGTGGCTTGCCATGGAGATTACCAGGCGAAATGAAGTACTTTGCTCGAG TTACCACCGGTGAAACACCTTCATCAGATCCCAATGAACAGAATGTAGTTATCATGGGCCGCAAGACATGGGaatccatcccttccagaTTCAGGCCCTTGAAGAACCGTCGGAACGTGGTCATCTCAGCCAAAGGCGTGGATCT GGGAGCTGCGGAAAATTCAGCTGCCTATACTTCCATACCCTCtgccctctcctccttgtcttctACTACCCAAAGCGGTAATTCACCACGTGTATTTCTCATTGGCGGCTCAACCTTGTACACtacctctctcctcccgtCTACCGTTCCCTCTCTCAACTCTTCGACTCCCAcgcctccttctttctctcaacctctGATCGACCGTATTCTCCTGACTCGAatcctttctccttttaAATGCGACGCATACCTTGAAGACTTTGCAGCACACACGAAACCTGACGGGACCAAAGTCTGGAAAAAAGCGTCTCTCAAAGAGTTTAGAGAATGGATCGGATGGGatatcgaagaagaagtcgaggaaaagggagtCAAGTACATATTCGAGATGTGGGTGTTGAATCAATAG
- a CDS encoding isocitrate dehydrogenase, NAD-dependent encodes MLANSIRSSVAGSLRNASAKRVSVARTMATLTDEKRLPSKFGGKYTVTLIPGDGIGQEVADSVKEVFDALKVPVQWEQYNVSGETTGGEALFQEAMDSLKRNKVGLKGILYTPVDQSGHNSWNVAMRQQLDIYASVVVCKSLPGLATRHSNVDFAIIRENTEGEYSGLEHQSFPGVVESLKVSTRAKAERIARFAFDFALKNNRKKVTCVHKANIMKLGDGLFLNTCKRVAEQEYGHTGIKFESMIVDNTAMQLVSKPQQFDVMVMPNLYGAISTNIGSALVGGPGITPGCNFGREYALFEPGCRHVGKDIMGTNKANPIALMLSATMMLRHLGLESQANLIAGATYDLVKEGKVRTADIGGNSTTTDVTKALINRLL; translated from the exons ATGCTTGCCAACTCTATCAGGTCTTCTGTTGCCGGCTCTCTGAGGAACGCTTCCGCCAAG CGCGTCTCTGTCGCCCGAACTATGGCCACTCTTACCgacgagaagagg CTTCCTTCCAAATTTGGCGGCAAGTACACTGTCACTCTCATTCCCGGTGACGGTATCGGTCAGGAAGTCGCCGACTCTGTCAAGGAGGTCTTTGATGCCCTCAAGGTGCCCGTTCAATGGGAGCAATACAATGTCTCTGGTGAGACCACTGGCGGTGAGGCTCTCTTCCAGGAGGCGATGGacagcttgaagaggaacaaggTTGGATTGAAGG GTATTCTTTACACTCCTGTCGACCAGAGCGGTCACAACTCTTGGAACGTTGCTATGCGACAACAACTCGACATCTACGCTTCCGTCGTTGTCTGCAAGTCTTTGCCTGGATTGGCTACCCGACATTCTAACGTCGACTTTGCTATCATCCGTGAGAACACTGAGGGCGAGTACTCTGGTCTCGAGCACCAGTCTTTCCCCGGTGTTGTTGAGTCTTTGAAGGTCTCCACCAGGGCCAAGGCCGAGCGAATCGCTAGGTTCGCGTTTGACTTTGCTCTTAAGAACAACAGGAAG AAGGTCACCTGTGTCCACAAGGCCAACATTATGAAGCTCGGTGACGGTCTTTTCCTTAACACCTGCAAGCGAGTCGCCGAGCAGGAGTATGGCCACACCGGTATCAAGTTTGAGTCTATGATTGTCGACAACACTGCTATGCAGCTTGTCTCTAAGCCTCAACAATTCGATGTTATGGTTATG CCCAACTTGTACGGTGCCATCTCCACAAACATCGGTTCTGCTCTGGTTGGTGGTCCCGGTATCACTCCTGGTTGCAACTTTGGCCGA GAATACGCCCTCTTCGAGCCTGGATGCCGACACGTCGGTAAGGACATCATGGGCACCAACAAGGCCAACCCTATCGCTCTCATGCTCTCTGCTACTATGATGCTCCGACACCTCGGTCTCGAGAGCCAGGCTAACCTCATCGCCGGTGCTACTTACGACCTCGTCAAGGAAGGCAAGGTCAGGACTGCGGACATTGGCG GTAACTCTACCACCACTGACGTCACCAAGGCTTTGATCAACAGGCTTCTCTAA